Proteins encoded together in one Prosthecobacter debontii window:
- a CDS encoding peptide chain release factor 3, translating to MSEVAAKAPHEVSRRRTFAIISHPDAGKTTLTEKLLLYGGAVQLAGSVTARKNQRATTSDWMELEKQRGISVSSTVLQFEYKDCVVNLLDTPGHKDFSEDTYRVLTAVDAAVMVIDAGKGIESQTLKLFEVCRRRGVPIFTFMNKLDRPARPPLELLDELERVLGIAACPMNWPLGDGVDFKGVFDRESNQVHLFERTVGGKFRAPVNVKGIEDDSVRDALPPLVYQRVCDELDLLEGGGSPFDFDQVRKGQLSPVFYGSAMNNFGVQMMLDGFLKIAPPPAPRMSGDQFIEPASPNFSGFVFKIQANMNPKHRDRVAFIRIVSGCFQRDMSATNTRTGTRMRLGNSQRLFAQERETVNEAWAGDVVGLVGNYDLQIGDTLSEEAGIKFDEMPTFPPECFAYLHNENTSKFKRFREGLDQLLKEGVAQPFELPDAAVRVPLLGAVGPLQFDVLKYRLESEYNAEVRLEFAPWSLVRWIKEKNPEDAPKPVRGQVGPSRPNLVASYDTTLAQDVHGNWVALFGDKVSLGYFESKNAEKFHISPFPVS from the coding sequence CGCGATCATTTCCCACCCTGACGCCGGTAAAACGACGCTGACGGAAAAGCTCCTGCTCTATGGGGGTGCCGTGCAACTCGCGGGTAGTGTGACGGCGCGTAAGAATCAGCGGGCGACGACCTCGGACTGGATGGAGCTGGAAAAGCAGCGTGGTATCTCGGTGTCATCCACGGTGCTCCAGTTTGAATACAAAGATTGCGTGGTGAATCTGTTGGATACCCCCGGTCACAAAGACTTCTCGGAGGACACTTATCGCGTGCTCACCGCCGTGGATGCGGCGGTAATGGTGATTGACGCCGGTAAGGGGATCGAGAGCCAAACGCTGAAGCTCTTCGAAGTCTGCCGCCGTCGTGGCGTGCCGATTTTCACTTTCATGAACAAGCTGGATCGCCCGGCTCGTCCACCGCTTGAACTGTTGGATGAACTGGAGCGCGTGCTCGGCATCGCCGCTTGTCCGATGAACTGGCCACTGGGTGATGGGGTGGATTTCAAGGGGGTGTTTGATCGTGAATCGAATCAGGTCCACCTCTTTGAGCGAACCGTCGGTGGCAAGTTCCGTGCGCCGGTGAATGTGAAGGGCATCGAAGACGACAGCGTGCGGGATGCCCTGCCACCGTTGGTCTATCAGCGTGTCTGTGATGAGCTGGATCTGCTGGAGGGCGGAGGCTCTCCGTTTGATTTCGATCAAGTTCGTAAGGGTCAGCTCTCCCCCGTCTTCTACGGCAGCGCGATGAATAACTTCGGCGTGCAGATGATGCTGGACGGCTTCCTCAAAATTGCGCCACCTCCCGCGCCACGCATGTCAGGGGATCAATTTATCGAGCCTGCGAGCCCGAATTTCAGCGGCTTCGTCTTCAAAATTCAGGCCAACATGAACCCGAAGCATCGTGACCGTGTGGCTTTCATTCGCATTGTCTCCGGCTGCTTCCAGCGTGACATGAGCGCCACCAATACCCGCACGGGAACACGCATGCGGTTAGGTAACTCGCAGCGTCTGTTCGCTCAGGAGCGTGAAACGGTCAATGAAGCCTGGGCGGGTGATGTGGTGGGTCTGGTGGGGAACTATGATCTCCAGATCGGTGATACCTTATCGGAGGAAGCAGGCATCAAATTCGACGAGATGCCGACTTTCCCGCCGGAGTGTTTTGCGTATCTGCACAATGAAAACACCTCCAAATTCAAACGCTTCCGTGAAGGTCTGGATCAGCTTCTCAAGGAAGGTGTGGCTCAACCCTTCGAGCTGCCCGATGCCGCCGTTCGTGTGCCTTTGTTAGGCGCCGTGGGACCTCTTCAGTTCGATGTGCTGAAGTATCGCCTGGAGAGCGAATACAACGCGGAGGTGCGCCTGGAATTTGCGCCCTGGAGTTTAGTGCGCTGGATCAAAGAGAAAAACCCAGAAGACGCTCCCAAGCCTGTTCGCGGACAGGTGGGGCCCTCCCGCCCTAACCTCGTGGCCTCCTACGACACGACTTTGGCTCAAGATGTCCACGGCAATTGGGTCGCGCTCTTCGGCGACAAAGTCAGCCTCGGTTACTTTGAATCCAAGAACGCCGAGAAGTTCCACATCAGTCCATTTCCGGTGAGTTAA
- a CDS encoding putative signal transducing protein, which translates to MKQIFVDPDLTRVSFARNVLEAEGIACFIQNENTRTLGPSVAGYSYTQLLDPALCVLDETQWEKAAEIIQTHFKNSTADGPEWQCKGCQELNPAAFDLCWNCGAEHVV; encoded by the coding sequence ATGAAACAGATTTTCGTCGATCCTGACCTGACACGCGTGAGCTTTGCTCGGAACGTCCTGGAGGCGGAGGGGATCGCTTGTTTCATCCAGAATGAAAACACGCGCACCCTCGGGCCAAGCGTCGCAGGCTACAGTTACACGCAGCTCCTGGACCCCGCCCTATGCGTCCTGGATGAGACGCAGTGGGAGAAGGCGGCGGAAATCATTCAGACGCATTTCAAGAACTCGACTGCGGACGGGCCGGAGTGGCAATGCAAAGGCTGCCAGGAATTGAATCCTGCGGCGTTTGATCTGTGTTGGAACTGCGGTGCCGAGCACGTCGTTTAG